A stretch of DNA from Aurantiacibacter atlanticus:
GGTGCTGGTGCCTGAGAGCGCCCACGGCACCAATCCCGCCACCGCCGCCTTTGCCGGATATAAGGTGGAAAACATCCCCGCGACCGCAGAAGGCCGGGTCGATCTTGATGCACTGACAACGCGGCTCGGCCCCGACGTAGCTGCGGTGATGATCACCAATCCCAACACTTGCGGCCTGTTCGAACGTGACATGAAAGCGATTTCGGACGCAGTCCACGAAGCGGGCGGATTGGTCTATTGCGACGGCGCGAATTTCAACGCGATCATGGGCCGCGTGCGTCCCGGCGATCTTGGCGTGGATGCGATGCACATCAATTTGCACAAGACCTTTTCCACCCCCCATGGCGGCGGTGGACCTGGCTCAGGCCCTGTTGTGCTCTCCGCCGCGCTGGCACCTTTTGCACCCTTACCTTTTGTCTCACGGCTGGATGATGGCTTGCTCCATCTGGTCGAGGAAGAGACCATGGCAGACGAACATTCCAGCAGCTTTGGCCGCATGACGGCCTTCCATGGGCAAATGGGCATGTTCACCCGCGCGCTCACCTATATTCTCAGCCACGGTGCGGACGGCTTGCGGCAGGCATCGGGCGATGCCGTGCTCAACGCCAATTATGTATTGCGTCAGTTGCAGGATGTGCTCCACGCGCCATTCGGCGCCAGCGGCCCTTGCATGCATGAGGCGATGTTTGGCGATGCGGGCTTTGCCGAGGGTTTTTCAACGCTTGATCTGGCCAAGGGGCTGATCGACGAAGGCTATCACCCGATGACAGTATATTTCCCGCTTGTCGTTCACGGTGCCATGCTGATTGAACCGACCGAAACCGAAAGCAAGGCGGGGATTGACCAATTCATCCTTGCGATGCGGTCCCTCGCAGAGCGGGCGAAGGAAGGTGACGAACGGCTCAAGACCGCCCCCCATCACGCGCCCCGCGCCCGGCTGGATGAAGCACGGGCAGCGCGCAAACCACGGCTGACGTGGGCCAATAAGGAAGGCTGATAAGGTGCGCCCGTTCTGTATTCGCGGTTAACTCAGGGCGAAATCGCTCGCAGAAGGCGGAGTTGGCCCGGCAAGTGTCATACCTCGGTCAAATTAGCACGGCAGCACCGGTCCTGAACAACAGGGTTTGCCGGTATCATGCAGCGAGTCAGTATTTTCACGAGTAACAGGGACGCGGCCCGTTTTGAGCCATTCATCCATGATGACACGACGTTCACATTCAACTATCTGACGCCGGAAGGCCCGGCGCGATTGGTGGATGGCGAAGCCTGGGCCTTTGTCGATTGGGTAATGGATACGCTTTCGGGGTTGGAAATGGTTCGCCGACTGCGCGCCGATCCACGCATGGCGCATGCGCATATCACGATGGTTCTGGAAGAAGACGATGTCGAAGACCGCCGCCGCGCATTGAAGGTGGGGGCCGACGATTATGCTATTACGCCGCTTGACCGGCAGGCCATGCTCGACCGCGTGCTTGCCGTCCATTCTGATCATCGGAACGCGGCAGCCTACCGCTTGATCGAACTTGGCGACTTCGTCATCAATACGAATAGCGAACAGGCTCGTTGGAAGGGTCAGCGTATCGCACTGCGCCCCAATGAATTTCGCGTGCTGCGCTTCCTTGCTGAAAACCCCAACCGGATTTTCTCGCGAGAGGAATTAATTACCGCGCTGGGAAAGGCGGGCGATCCCGATTACCTGCGCACAGTTGATGTGTGGATCAAACGGCTCCGCATGGGGCTGCGTACAGTGGGGGCGGCGCATCTTCTGCGCACGGTCCATGGCAAGGGCTATGTCTTCGACGAGCTCTAACACCCATATCGTCCTCGCAAAGAAAACGGCCCTCTGCCTGACTGGCGAAGGGCCGTTTTGCCTTTCAGTGCAGATCGGTCATCAGAAGGTAAGCGAAAGTGAAGCGCCCAGCGATGCGCCAACATCATAGCTGTTAATCTCGATACGATCGGTACCGTTGGTCTGATATTCCTCGTTCCGGCGGTTGAAGATATTGCGCGCTTCCAGCTTCACTTCTGCTTCGCTGCCGAAAAACTGGAAGCCCTGACGGTAAACCAAATCAACCGTCAGCCCCGGATCTTCCACGATATCGGGAAGGCCCGACGTGCCGCGACTGGTCACCCGTTCGCTGGCGTAGGACACCAGCAGCGTGAATTGCTGCAGCCGATCGAGATCTTCCAGGCTGACCTGCATATTGGCGAGGTGGTCGGATTGCCCCGTCAGGGGAACGCCGTCCACGAAAAGGTTGGACGCAGGTGTTGGGCCACCGGGAAACAGCAGCGTGGTATCGCCGGTATCCACCGAAATTTCCGAATTGGTCCAGGTGTAATTGGCGAAAAGGGCCAGTTGCTTGCTTTGGAAGAAGCCGCCCAGATTCATCAGGTCTATGGCATATTGCGCGTCAATTTCCGCGCCATATAATGTGGCCTGCGGAGCATTGGCAAAGCTGGTCAGCTGAGCATTGTCGCTGAAGCTGGAAAACGCCTCGATCGGGTTTTCAATGTCCTTGTAGAACCCGGCAATCGAAACCCGATCATTGCCGCCCAGATAATATTCGCCGCGCACTTCGTAATTGGTCAGTCGGCTATCGACGAGAAGCGGATTACCGTTGAACTGGCGATTGGTTTCCGGATCGTAATAGGTCTGGAAGATCAGTTCACGAAACTGCGGCCGCGCGATTGTGCGGGATGCACTGGCGCGTAGCTGCAAATCCTCTGTTGGAGCCCAAGTGACTGTGGCTGCCGGCAACCAGTAATCATTTTCGAGCAGGGTTGATGCGGTGGAACCACCCGCCACGTCGAAAATCTGCACCGGGTTCACGGTCTGAATTGCGTCCTCATAGCGCACACCGGCATCGATATTGATGCCGGTCAATGGTTCCCAATTGACCTTGCCGTAACCTGCGTGGACTTCCAGCCCAGCTTTGAAGGCAGGGTCAGACTGGGTAGATTCAATAAGGCCGATATCGTAAAATTCGATAATCGCATCGCCCAGCAGCAAGTCGGGCCGGAGCGCGCCGATGCCATCAGGAAAGCTGGTAGGCGCATTGAACAGGAACTCACGCCGCTCTGAATGCCGGAGAGTGTCGGTATAGGCAAAGCCGGATGTAACCGTCAACCCGCCGAAAAGCTCATAACTGAGGTCGATACCGCCGGACCAGAGTTCTTCCTTCAAATCGGAGAAGACGACTGCCGCGTCGCCCGTCTGTCGGTCCATCACATTGATGAATTTATCGCCAAGCGGTCCTGCTGAATTATCGCGGACATAGGTGAAGGTATATTCATAAGGCGCTTCACGGTCAGTGCGCGCATAACCGCCGCGCAGATCAACCCCCAGCGCGCCAAATTGCAGTTCGGCGACAAGCTGGCTGTCGATCAGCTGGCGTTCGTACCATGCCGTCTGCTGTTGCTGGATGCTGTCATCGTCCTGATAATCCTCGCCCACGGACAGGCGCGCCTGCTTTAGCGTGTCGCGGATGAAAAGATTGGTGAAGCGGAAGCGATGTTCTCCAGTTTCCAGCCCGATGCCAAGCATGGCGTTAGCAAGAATGCGGTTGTCGGTAACAAGATCGTTAAAATCATTGTCGAGCGTGAAATCGGCCAGCACGGATTGCGAAGTGATATCGCGAGTGCGCCATTTGTTGCTGATCGAGCCGGTGAAAACCACGCCGAGAACGCCATCGCCCAGGACATCGAAAGAGGTTCCTGCAGAAAGGCTGGCCGACCAATTGGCCGGAACATCGCCAATCCTTTGCAGCAGGATCAGATTGGGATTGCCAAGCTGGAAAGCCACATCGGCCTGCGTGATCGGCGCGCCATTGATGTTCTGCGCAGAATCGAGCGGCACATCACTCATGCGCATTCCGCTGTCAAAATAGACCTGCAGCGCAGGTGGGACATCCCGTGTGCCATCATCGAAGCCTGACCAGTCGTAGTCCGATCCGTAATAGGAAATACCACTTTGGAACGTGGTTTCGGTGTTGAGGCTGAGACTTCCGCCCACAGTCACGAAGCTTTCATCGGGAACGGCGCGGGTGGTGAGGTTGATCACGCCGCCGCCAAATTCTCCTGGAAAATTGGCCGAATAGGTTTTCTGGACCAGACTGGATGCGACGACATTCGTGGGAAAGATATCGAGCGGGACAACGCGGCTAAGCGGCTGTGGCGACGGCAGTGGCAATCCATTCAGCAAGGCCAGTGAATAGCGATCCCCCAGCCCGCGAACATAAACAAAGCCCTGCCCCTGCACAGAA
This window harbors:
- the gcvPB gene encoding aminomethyl-transferring glycine dehydrogenase subunit GcvPB, whose translation is MKQINQSGWKPGTPAARDDAQDFPTATGNKALMLEEPLIFEIGGADTCGVDLPKLDVAAPNRLGALARKGKLGLPGLSEPETVRHYTRLSRQNYAIDVGLFPLGSCTMKHNPRLNEKVARMPGFADVHPLQPVDTVQGALGVIDELSHWLITLTNMTAVAMSPKAGAHGELCGILCIRAALEARGDAREVVLVPESAHGTNPATAAFAGYKVENIPATAEGRVDLDALTTRLGPDVAAVMITNPNTCGLFERDMKAISDAVHEAGGLVYCDGANFNAIMGRVRPGDLGVDAMHINLHKTFSTPHGGGGPGSGPVVLSAALAPFAPLPFVSRLDDGLLHLVEEETMADEHSSSFGRMTAFHGQMGMFTRALTYILSHGADGLRQASGDAVLNANYVLRQLQDVLHAPFGASGPCMHEAMFGDAGFAEGFSTLDLAKGLIDEGYHPMTVYFPLVVHGAMLIEPTETESKAGIDQFILAMRSLAERAKEGDERLKTAPHHAPRARLDEARAARKPRLTWANKEG
- a CDS encoding response regulator transcription factor, with the protein product MQRVSIFTSNRDAARFEPFIHDDTTFTFNYLTPEGPARLVDGEAWAFVDWVMDTLSGLEMVRRLRADPRMAHAHITMVLEEDDVEDRRRALKVGADDYAITPLDRQAMLDRVLAVHSDHRNAAAYRLIELGDFVINTNSEQARWKGQRIALRPNEFRVLRFLAENPNRIFSREELITALGKAGDPDYLRTVDVWIKRLRMGLRTVGAAHLLRTVHGKGYVFDEL
- a CDS encoding TonB-dependent receptor domain-containing protein, which encodes MMTTGNKLAALLLLTTALTVPGVALAQSMAPLPQSDDELASAVQDEDGEEAPQTDPEGDEYQEPEVSVPGGSIIVTGRINRDPMRNSTQVVSVLSTAEIARTGEGDIAGALGRVTGLSVQGQGFVYVRGLGDRYSLALLNGLPLPSPQPLSRVVPLDIFPTNVVASSLVQKTYSANFPGEFGGGVINLTTRAVPDESFVTVGGSLSLNTETTFQSGISYYGSDYDWSGFDDGTRDVPPALQVYFDSGMRMSDVPLDSAQNINGAPITQADVAFQLGNPNLILLQRIGDVPANWSASLSAGTSFDVLGDGVLGVVFTGSISNKWRTRDITSQSVLADFTLDNDFNDLVTDNRILANAMLGIGLETGEHRFRFTNLFIRDTLKQARLSVGEDYQDDDSIQQQQTAWYERQLIDSQLVAELQFGALGVDLRGGYARTDREAPYEYTFTYVRDNSAGPLGDKFINVMDRQTGDAAVVFSDLKEELWSGGIDLSYELFGGLTVTSGFAYTDTLRHSERREFLFNAPTSFPDGIGALRPDLLLGDAIIEFYDIGLIESTQSDPAFKAGLEVHAGYGKVNWEPLTGINIDAGVRYEDAIQTVNPVQIFDVAGGSTASTLLENDYWLPAATVTWAPTEDLQLRASASRTIARPQFRELIFQTYYDPETNRQFNGNPLLVDSRLTNYEVRGEYYLGGNDRVSIAGFYKDIENPIEAFSSFSDNAQLTSFANAPQATLYGAEIDAQYAIDLMNLGGFFQSKQLALFANYTWTNSEISVDTGDTTLLFPGGPTPASNLFVDGVPLTGQSDHLANMQVSLEDLDRLQQFTLLVSYASERVTSRGTSGLPDIVEDPGLTVDLVYRQGFQFFGSEAEVKLEARNIFNRRNEEYQTNGTDRIEINSYDVGASLGASLSLTF